From one Lasioglossum baleicum chromosome 11, iyLasBale1, whole genome shotgun sequence genomic stretch:
- the LOC143213354 gene encoding uncharacterized protein LOC143213354 produces the protein MSTVCSSMESHRSHIKHSSYTERKQSQTMLSNVATTLPKTLSHQANASTGRVTNHTRDPTINRKRRGNNCDVQVVLTKISKLNDQAASCSKEKSVKEHSNAVDEDEVMVIYDSSSNNVSKRNSNSHSSDVASIQSNTRSNHNKHTDCNMQNVNHSTYLNSDISDTNNNINDEQSFVGSCKSTFQNVRRNNLSSNENKENLFINTSNCNKQSENGMTDGRARVGSRQYDKTSSNSNSTIAMEQCPIVSNQNDTSLSSPPYFVRIGDTVIKMEEELQITDTDEDAVWNSTNAFSMPIVFPVVFEQVPQQPKTEFSEEDVVTLRDTEDDTLRYPQLFDGCGMNTSMKQVVKEEVREEEAEVVSKDSGISSYVTDNKDGSFPYPQLVDRFDINTSMKLEIKEEVIELEAGAKHKDPDISAYVTDNKDGSFPYPQLVDRFDINTSMKLEIKEEVIEVEAGAKHKDPDISAYVTDNKDGSFPHPQLFDRFGMNTSMKQEIKEEVIELEAEAVPKDSGISSYVSDKKGGSFPHPQLFDRFRMNTSMKQKIKEEVIELEAGAKHKDPDISAYVTDNKDGSFPYPQLVDRFDINTSMKLEIKEEVIEVEAGAKHKDADISAYVTDNKDGSFPHPQLFDRFGMNTSMKQEIKEEVIELEAEAVPKDSGISSYVSDKKGGSFPHPQLFDRFRMNTSMKQKIKEKVIELEAEAVPKDSGISSYVSDKKGGSFPHPQLFDRFRMNTSMKQKIKEKVIELEAEAVPKDSGISSYVSDKKDGSFPHPQLVDRFDMNTSMKLEIKEEVIEVEAGAKHKDPDILAYVTDNKDGSFPHPQLFDRFGMNTSMKQEIKEEVIELEAEAVPKDSGISSYVSDKKGGSFPHPQLFDRFRMNTSMKQKIKEKVIEVEAGAKHKDPDILAYASDNWDGSFPYHQLFDRFGMNTSIKQEVKEEVVEMEAEAEPKDSGISAYASDNRDGSVPYPQSFDRFDMNTSMNQEIKEEVIEVEAEAEPKDSGISACASDNRDGSVPYPQSFDRFDMNTSMNQEVEEEVSEEEAEAEPEDSGISSYGNDDLVSSLSDSYDEDYWNWMRKLSRSRMLNHDEVRKEVKDHVTQNEVGHALDKTADKSPLNMNERLEVEKEREIEEEKERPKRHEDKYDDDRTMNEMHSLSTTSMKRMEVAAVNRAISLKESTSDSTISHKKSFKKKTPSSLGFRRQEADSRPTSSTTKPAVTPSKKSLERKVRQIEPHHLPTRRRSSGANSAREDPEKPPKERLSSEEKKELKEKAKIEDHKKDQKKRKAQNELPDCLTPSKKRASPLTKVEKKQLMDDGKKELIEKAKIEEYTRAKDQKKCRAQNELPDCLTPSKKRASPLSKGEKKKLMDDRKKELIEKTKIEEYTRAEDQKKCRAQNELPDCLTPSKKRASPLIKIEKKQLMDDRRKELIEKTKIEEYTRAKDQKKCRAQNEKKGLEEKAKIEEYMRVKKQKKCRAQNVLAAQNTSPLTQEEKKQLIADRKKKLKEIALKGRRSSEENNQENTISDVLASPRTPDSVKDREAAKEMPTQLQSSAPHSRIARIPRKSNAAEAKMKVSTGDAPEKAVRSQKMKDIESTSKRAEVAKYKSTGPVIAASSILKSPEKKTTKKIDESNVLNRLAGNDAAMPRKSMYDEMTNNFLLHIFRWPPIWLEQQQSQLRLDRTAPIVPDDVLHEMLTHYKSYDEYYRAILPRVLLETWHEITRNFAPVDNCRQPTLMCSIIENSIQTKTLSSNLQLTTLGLEVLVTRKDREKKAYPVEGDLVFLEYSNIEQEGQTFIKVFGYVDDDRQTILSDNTHYNKELMNYVERPYALITYIIRTKPLKPGIVVNKVARLTRAGKLRPNLQMVQALEYLPKSPLMNLILSPKIEEYCLPTVPIQSEQLFTREKLNKKQLEAVFKVTETIVQNQAKLCFIQGPPGTGKSTVIVNIVSQVLYNKRRYTSSKGALKILVCAPTNAAIDEITLRLLQIRSSMKQNQFNIVRIGQTGVTDPVVKNISVTELTKQEMKRTRTSSMNIPLDSVKEKSRVKIHSLMCTSTHNMCDCEDHLQTTTARLNKKESVRIQQDAETAVLSQADIITCTLSSIYSKQAETFFMANKKGISVCIMDEATQSTEAETLIPLMLGVNTLVLVGDPNQLPATIPSPRGKIEGRDQSIFSRIQNAFEMNPANPIIMLDTQYRMSHDICRWPSKFLYAGNLETGTPPNEEFPFHPYRLFNIYTSQNNDNSNTAEAQFVANMMYTMVTQANLDGWECISYGILTPYNNQKPVILAKINEILSLLPDIIRKKIKFEVSTIDGFRGKERDVVMLSCVRSQHIGCLSDRQRLSVALTRAKHSLIICGNIGLFNKDPIWNSLLSDAKSREVYFKVDAQAESWEIKPLVVKRSRCSR, from the exons AGCACAGCAATGCAGTGGATGAGGACGAAGTCATGGTAATCTACGATTCGTCAAGTAACAATGTATCGAAGAGAAATAGTAACAGTCATAGCTCTGACGTCGCAAGTATTCAATCGAATACTCGCTcgaatcacaacaaacataccGATTGCAATATGCAGAATGTGAATCATAGCACATACTTGAATTCCGACATCAGTGATACGAACAATAATATTAATGACGAACAGAGTTTCGTCGGTAGTTGTAAGAGTACATTTCAGAATGTACGAAGGAATAATCTGTCAAGTAACGAGAATAAGGAGAATCTATTTATCAACACCTCTAATTGTAACAAACAGTCCGAAAACGGAATGACCGACGGCCGTGCGAGAGTCGGTTCGAGACAATACGATAAAACTAGTAGCAATTCAAACAGTACAATTGCTATGGAACAGTGTCCTATTGTAAGTAACCAGAACGATACATCGTTGTCGTCGCCTCCATATTTTGTACGTATTGGCGACACGGTGATCAAAATGGAAGAAGAGTTACAAATAACGGATACAGACGAAGATGCAGTTTGGAATTCCACTAATGCATTCTCGATGCCGATCGTTTTTCCGGTTGTATTCGAACAAGTACCACAACAGCCGAAAACAGAGTTTTCAGAAGAGGATGTTGTTACCTTACGCGACACCGAGGACGATACTCTTCGATACCCTCAATTATTCGACGGATGCGGTATGAACACGTCGATGAAACAAGTGGTCAAGGAAGAGGTGAGAGAAGAGGAAGCGGAGGTCGTGTCCAAGGATTCAGGTATCTCATCTTACGTCACCGATAACAAGGATGGTAGTTTTCCATACCCTCAATTAGTCGACAGATTCGATATTAACACGTCGATGAAACTGGAAATCAAGGAAGAGGTGATAGAACTGGAAGCGGGGGCCAAGCACAAGGATCCAGACATCTCGGCATACGTCACCGATAACAAGGATGGTAGTTTTCCATACCCTCAATTAGTCGACAGATTCGATATTAACACGTCGATGAAACTGGAAATCAAGGAAGAGGTGATAGAAGTGGAAGCGGGGGCCAAGCACAAGGATCCAGACATCTCGGCATACGTCACCGATAACAAGGATGGCAGTTTCCCACACCCTCAATTATTCGACAGATTCGGTATGAACACATCGATGAAACAGGAAATCAAGGAAGAGGTGATAGAACTGGAAGCGGAGGCCGTGCCCAAAGATTCAGGCATCTCGTCTTACGTCAGCGACAAGAAGGGTGGCAGTTTCCCACACCCTCAATTATTCGACAGATTCCGTATGAACACGTCGATGAAACAGAAAATCAAGGAAGAGGTGATAGAACTGGAAGCGGGGGCCAAGCACAAGGATCCAGACATCTCAGCATACGTCACCGATAACAAGGATGGTAGTTTTCCATACCCTCAATTAGTCGACAGATTCGATATTAACACGTCGATGAAACTGGAAATCAAGGAAGAGGTGATAGAAGTGGAAGCGGGGGCCAAGCACAAGGATGCAGACATCTCGGCATACGTCACCGATAACAAGGATGGCAGTTTCCCACACCCTCAATTATTCGACAGATTCGGTATGAACACGTCGATGAAACAGGAAATCAAGGAAGAGGTGATAGAACTGGAAGCGGAGGCCGTGCCCAAAGATTCAGGCATCTCGTCTTACGTCAGCGACAAGAAGGGTGGCAGTTTCCCACACCCTCAATTATTCGACAGGTTCCGTATGAACACGTCGATGAAACAGAAAATCAAGGAAAAGGTGATAGAACTGGAAGCGGAGGCCGTGCCCAAAGATTCAGGCATCTCGTCTTACGTCAGCGACAAGAAGGGTGGCAGTTTCCCACACCCTCAATTATTCGACAGATTCCGTATGAACACGTCGATGAAACAGAAAATCAAGGAAAAGGTGATAGAACTGGAAGCGGAGGCCGTGCCCAAAGATTCAGGCATCTCGTCTTACGTCAGCGACAAGAAGGATGGCAGTTTCCCACACCCTCAATTAGTCGACAGATTCGATATGAACACTTCGATGAAACTGGAAATCAAGGAAGAGGTGATAGAAGTGGAAGCGGGGGCCAAGCACAAGGATCCAGACATCTTGGCATACGTCACCGATAACAAGGATGGCAGTTTCCCACACCCTCAATTATTTGACAGATTCGGTATGAACACGTCGATGAAACAGGAAATCAAGGAAGAGGTGATAGAACTGGAAGCGGAGGCCGTGCCCAAAGATTCAGGCATCTCGTCTTACGTCAGCGACAAGAAGGGTGGCAGTTTCCCACACCCTCAATTATTCGACAGATTCCGTATGAACACGTCGATGAAACAGAAAATCAAGGAAAAGGTGATAGAAGTGGAAGCGGGGGCCAAGCACAAGGATCCAGACATCTTGGCATACGCCAGCGACAACTGGGACGGTAGTTTTCCATACCATCAATTATTCGACAGATTCGGTATGAACACATCGATAAAACAGGAGGTTAAGGAAGAGGTTGTAGAAATGGAAGCGGAGGCCGAGCCCAAGGATTCTGGTATCTCGGCATACGCCAGCGACAACAGGGACGGTAGTGTTCCATACCCTCAATCATTCGACAGATTCGATATGAACACGTCGATGAATCAGGAGATCAAGGAAGAGGTGATAGAAGTGGAAGCGGAGGCCGAGCCCAAAGATTCAGGCATCTCGGCATGCGCCAGCGACAACAGGGACGGTAGTGTTCCGTACCCTCAATCATTCGACAGATTTGATATGAATACGTCGATGAATCAGGAGGTCGAGGAAGAGGTTAGTGAAGAAGAAGCAGAGGCCGAGCCCGAGGATTCGGGCATCTCGTCATATGGCAACGACGATTTAGTCAGCTCGTTATCCGACAGCTACGACGAAGACTATTGGAATTGGATGCGTAAATTGTCTCGTAGTCGAATGCTGAACCATGATGAAGTTAGGAAAGAAGTGAAAGATCACGTAACACAGAATGAGGTCGGTCACGCTTTGGACAAGACTGCGGATAAGTCACCGTTGAATATGAACGAGAGACTCGAAGTGGAGAAAGAAAGGGAAatagaggaagagaaagaaaggCCTAAGCGTCACGAAGACAAATACGATGACGACAGAACTATGAACGAGATGCATTCGCTCAGTACTACCAGTATGAAAAGAATGGAAGTTGCTGCCGTGAATCGTGCCATAAGCTTAAAAGAGTCAACTAGCGATAGTACAATTAGTCATAAGAAGTCTTTTAAAAAGAAAACTCCCAGCTCGCTGGGCTTTCGAAGGCAAGAAGCCGATAGTCGTCCGACAAGCAGCACAACAAAACCTGCAGTAACTCCTAGCAAAAAATCACTGGAACGAAAAGTGCGTCAGATAGAGCCTCACCATCTGCCTACCAGAAGAAGAAGCAGCGGTGCCAACAGTGCGAGAGAAGATCCTGAGAAACCTCCCAAGGAGAGACTATCCAGCGAGGAGAAGAAGGAATTGAAAGAGAAAGCTAAGATAGAAGATCATAAGAAGGATCAAAAGAAGCGCAAAGCACAGAACGAATTGCCAGATTGTCTTACGCCATCCAAGAAAAGGGCGAGTCCGCTTACCAAGGTGGAAAAGAAACAATTAATGGATGACGGGAAGAAGGAATTGATAGAGAAAGCTAAGATAGAAGAGTACACGCGAGCGAAGGATCAGAAGAAGTGCAGGGCGCAGAACGAATTGCCAGATTGTCTTACGCCATCCAAGAAAAGGGCGAGTCCGCTCTCCAAGggggaaaagaaaaaattaatggATGACAGGAAGAAGGAATTGATAGAGAAAACTAAGATAGAAGAGTACACGCGAGCGGAGGATCAGAAGAAGTGCAGGGCGCAGAACGAATTGCCAGATTGTCTTACGCCATCCAAGAAAAGGGCGAGTCCGCTCATCAAGATAGAAAAGAAACAATTAATGGATGACAGGAGGAAAGAATTGATAGAGAAAACTAAGATAGAAGAGTACACCCGAGCGAAGGATCAGAAGAAGTGCAGGGCGCAGAACGAGAAGAAGGGATTGGAAGAGAAAGCTAAAATAGAAGAGTACATGCGAGTGAAGAAACAGAAGAAGTGCAGGGCGCAGAACGTATTGGCAGCTCAAAATACGAGTCCGCTCACCCAGGAGGAAAAGAAACAATTAATAGCTGATAGGAAAAAGAAGTTGAAGGAAATTGCTCTGAAAGGGAGACGATCATCTGAGGAGAACAATCAGGAGAACACGATTTCCGATGTATTGGCGAGTCCAAGAACGCCCGACAGTGTAAAAGACAGGGAGGCGGCTAAAGAAATGCCGACACAACTTCAAAGCTCGGCGCCTCACAGCAGGATTGCCAGGATACCGAGAAAGAGCAATGCAGCCGAAGCTAAAATGAAAGTTTCCACTGGAGATGCTCCCGAGAAGGCTGTGCGGTCGCAGAAAATGAAAGATATAGAGAGCACCTCGAAAAGAGCAGAAGTAGCAAAATACAAATCAACCGGACCCGTCATTGCCGCATCATCGATTCTGAAATCTCCAGAAAAAAAGACTACGAAAAAAATTGACGAGTCGAACGTGTTGAACAGGCTCGCAGGAAACGACGCGGCTATGCCTAGAAAAAGCATGTATGATGAAATGACTAATAactttttactgcatatatttaGATGGCCACCAATTTGGTTGGAGCAGCAGCAGAGTCAGCTGCGTTTGGACAGAACCGCGCCTATTGTCCCCGACGACGTGCTTCACGAGATGTTGACGCATTATAAGTCGTACGATGAATATTACAGGGCGATATTGCCTCGTGTGCTCCTGGAGACCTGGCACGAGATAACGCGAAATTTTGCACCTGTCGACAACTGCAGACAACCCACACTGATGTGTTCGATCATTGAAAACTCCATTCAAACGAAAACGCTGTCCTCGAATCTGCAATTGACTACTTTGGGGCTCGAGGTATTGGTCACGAGAAAAGATCGAGAAAAAAAGGCATATCCCGTTGAGGGGGATCTGGTGTTCTTAGAGTACTCCAACATCGAACAAGAGGGCCAAACGTTCATCAAAGTGTTCGGCTACGTGGATGACGATCGTCAAACTATACTGTCGGACAACACACATTACAACAAGGAGTTAATGAACTACGTGGAGAGACCTTACGCCTTGATAACGTATATTATACGGACGAAGCCCTTGAAGCCAGGTATCGTGGTGAATAAAGTTGCCAGATTGACGCGAGCAGGTAAATTGCGGCCCAATCTGCAGATGGTGCAGGCTCTCGAATATCTTCCTAAATCACCGCTGATGAATTTGATTTTAAGTCCAAAAATCGAGGAGTATTGTTTACCCACTGTCCCCATTCAATCCGAGCAATTATTCACTCGGGAGAAGCTGAATAAAAAACAGCTAGAGGCTGTGTTTAAGGTGACCGAGACTATAGTACAAAACCAGGCAAAACTGTGCTTTATTCAGGGACCACCTGGTACGGGCAAGTCAACAGTTATTGTAAATATAGTGAGCCAGGTGTTATATAATAAGAGGAGGTACACGAGCAGCAAGGGCGCGTTAAAGATACTAGTCTGCGCCCCAACGAACGCCGCCATCGACGAAATCACTTTGAGGTTGTTACAGATCAGATCTAGCATGAAGCAAAATCAGTTCAACATAGTAAGGATTGGCCAAACGGGGGTGACGGATCCGGTCGTAAAGAACATCTCTGTGACAGAGCTGACTAAACAGGAAATGAAAAGAACGAGAACCAGCTCGATGAACATTCCACTGGACAGCGTGAAGGAGAAGTCTCGAGTTAAGATCCACTCACTGATGTGCACGAGCACCCACAACATGTGCGACTGCGAGGACCACCTGCAGACGACGACGGCACGCCTGAACAAGAAGGAGTCTGTCAGGATACAGCAGGACGCTGAGACTGCGGTCCTCAGCCAAGCGGATATCATAACTTGTACCTTGTCGTCCATTTATAGCAAGCAGGCGGAGACCTTTTTCATGGCCAATAAAAAGGGGATTTCAGTCTGCATCATGGACGAAGCCACGCAGAGCACCGAAGCGGAGACACTGATACCGCTGATGTTAGGCGTGAACACGTTAGTTTTGGTCGGCGACCCTAATCAACTGCCCGCTACAATTCCGAGTCCTCGAGGGAAGATAGAGGGACGGGATCAGTCCATTTTCTCAAGGATTCAGAACGCCTTTGAGATGAACCCGGCCAATCCCATAATCATGCTGGATACTCAGTACAGGATGTCGCACGATATTTGTCGCTGGCCCAGCAAGTTCCTTTACGCTGGAAACTTAGAAACAGGCACACCGCCCAACGAAGAGTTCCCGTTCCACCCGTACAGGCTCTTCAATATCTATACCAGCCAGAACAATGATAACTCGAATACCGCTGAGGCTCAGTTCGTAGCCAACATGATGTACACGATGGTGACGCAAGCCAATTTGGATGGCTGGGAATGCATCTCCTATGGCATTCTCACACCGTACAATAACCAGAAGCCCGTGATACTGGCCAAAATTAACGAAAT ATTGTCGTTGCTGCCAGACATTATTAGGAAAAAGATTAAGTTTGAAGTGAGTACGATTGACGGCTTCCGAGGAAAAGAACGAGACGTGGTAATGTTGTCCTGTGTACGAAGCCAGCACATCGGATGTTTATCTGATAGGCAAAGATTGAGCGTCGCCCTTACACGAGCCAAACACAGTCTGATAATCTGTGGAAACATCGGCCTTTTTAAT AAAGATCCAATCTGGAACTCCTTATTGTCGGACGCAAAATCGCGTGAAGTATATTTTAAGGTGGACGCTCAAGCAGAATCTTGGGAGATTAAACCCCTTGTTGTTAAGCGATCCAGATGTTCACGATAG
- the LOC143213262 gene encoding uncharacterized protein LOC143213262: MWRKRRKTPDGSGSLTPEEEDNEFIDENEPEKKEPGTSTDGSVIPGSEPVTPSRRDAQLWEFLSTNRSARRNAITNVLRCHAKAGMLELPNRFEDLTVNIGQSKNGAHDPNTPGTSKQQG, from the exons ATG TGGCGAAAAAGGAGGAAAACGCCAGACGGATCGGGATCTCTCACTCCCGAGGAAGAAGACAATGAGTTTATCGATGAAAATGAACCCGAGAAGAAGGAGCCCGGCACCTCGACTGACGGTTCGGTAATTCCAG GAAGTGAACCGGTGACACCAAGCAGACGCGATGCCCAATTATGGGAATTTCTTTCAACCAATAGATCTGCTAGGAGGAACGCAATCACGAACGTGCTGCGTTGCCACGCTAAGGCTGGAATGTTAGAATTGCCAAACCGTTTCGAGGACCTCACTGTCAACATAG GTCAATCAAAGAATGGCGCGCACGATCCAAACACACCGGGTACATCGAAACAGCAGGGTTGA